From Shewanella psychrophila, a single genomic window includes:
- the glgC gene encoding glucose-1-phosphate adenylyltransferase, protein MPNPSPRYISNLTRDTYAIILAGGRGSRLHELTEWRAKPSLYFGGKFRIIDFPLSNCINSGIRRVGVVTQYKSHSLIRHVMRGWGHFKKELGESVEILPASQRYSENWYQGTADAVFQNMDIIRHELPKYVMILSGDHVYRMDYAGILAAHAESGADMTVSCLEVPVAEAAGAFGVVQVDETQRILGFEEKPEVPKHLPDNPESCLASMGNYVFNTEFLFEQLKKDAMNENSERDFGKDIIPSIIQDHNVFAYPFCGDFNDQKAYWRDVGTLDSFWQANMELLSPTPPLNLYDAKWPIWTYQEQLPPAKFVFDDDDRRGMTLDSIVSGGCIISGATVRRSVLFNEVRVCSYSEVEGSVILPDVVIQRHCKIKNAILDRGCIIPEGTVIGYDHVHDRKRGFRVSEKGVVLVTRDMLGLPVGYE, encoded by the coding sequence ATGCCTAACCCGAGTCCACGTTATATCAGTAATTTAACCCGTGATACTTATGCGATTATCTTAGCCGGGGGAAGAGGTTCTCGTTTGCATGAGTTAACTGAGTGGCGCGCGAAACCATCGCTCTATTTTGGGGGGAAGTTTAGGATCATAGACTTCCCGCTATCGAACTGTATTAACTCTGGTATTCGTCGTGTGGGGGTGGTAACTCAATATAAATCTCATTCACTCATTCGTCATGTCATGCGAGGCTGGGGTCATTTTAAGAAGGAGTTAGGCGAATCGGTAGAGATATTACCTGCATCCCAGCGTTACTCGGAAAACTGGTATCAGGGAACGGCCGATGCTGTGTTTCAAAATATGGATATTATCCGCCATGAGCTGCCTAAGTACGTGATGATTTTATCGGGGGATCATGTGTACCGTATGGATTATGCTGGAATACTCGCCGCCCATGCCGAGTCCGGGGCAGACATGACGGTTTCCTGTTTAGAGGTGCCGGTTGCCGAGGCCGCCGGGGCTTTCGGCGTGGTGCAGGTCGACGAAACCCAGCGCATCTTAGGTTTCGAAGAGAAGCCTGAAGTGCCCAAGCATCTGCCCGATAACCCTGAATCGTGTTTAGCCTCCATGGGAAATTATGTTTTCAACACCGAGTTTTTGTTTGAGCAGCTAAAAAAAGATGCCATGAATGAAAACTCTGAGCGAGACTTTGGTAAAGATATTATTCCTTCTATTATCCAAGACCATAATGTGTTCGCTTATCCATTTTGCGGTGACTTTAACGACCAAAAAGCCTACTGGCGTGATGTGGGCACGCTGGATTCATTTTGGCAAGCCAACATGGAGCTGTTATCACCAACCCCTCCGTTAAATCTATACGATGCGAAGTGGCCTATCTGGACGTATCAGGAGCAACTTCCGCCAGCAAAGTTTGTCTTCGATGATGATGACAGGCGAGGCATGACCTTAGATTCTATTGTGTCCGGTGGCTGTATTATTTCTGGGGCTACGGTGCGAAGGAGTGTGTTGTTCAATGAGGTGCGAGTCTGCTCTTATTCAGAAGTAGAAGGCTCGGTGATCTTGCCCGATGTGGTGATACAGAGACACTGCAAAATTAAGAATGCGATCTTAGATCGTGGTTGCATCATTCCCGAAGGTACTGTGATTGGCTATGACCATGTTCACGACAGAAAAAGAGGCTTCAGGGTCTCGGAGAAAGGCGTGGTGTTAGTGACAAGAGACATGTTGGGTCTGCCTGTAGGCTATGAGTGA